Part of the Mycolicibacterium thermoresistibile genome, GGAGCACGGCCTCGATGACGAGGGTATCCGGAAAGTCATGGGCGCCAACCTGATCGAACTGTTCGGGGTGGAGAACAAGAAGGTGCACAACCCGAACGTGCCCGCGCTGGAAATCCCCGCCTGACCATGACCGACGTCGCATCCCCGGAGCGGCTGCTCTTCGCATCGACCGCACAGTCCTTCCTGGAGAAGGAAGCGTCCCTGACGCGGGTACGCGAACTCCACGACGACGGCGTCTCCTTCGACGCCGACTGGTGGCGCCGCGCCGCCGAACTCGGCTGGGCCAGCCTGCTGGTTCCCGAGGAACTCGGCGGCGGCAGCGTGTCGGGCGGCCCCGCCGGTGGTGTGGCCGATCTGGCGCTGATCGCCGAGCAGGCCGGCCGGTCGGTCGCCCCGGGACCGTTGCACCCGGTGAGCACCGTGCTGGCCGGCCTGGCCGAGGCGCCCGACCGACACACGGACGCCATCGAGGCGCTGATGTCCGGTGAGGCGGTCGCGTCGTGGGCAATCTACGCCCCGGGCCGGTCGTTCGACCCGCTCAACCCCGGCGTCACCGCCACCCCCACCGACTCCGGATTCCGGCTCGACGGTGTGTCCGACCGGGTCGAGGCCGGTGACCGCTGCGATCTGCTGTTGGTGACGGCCCACTGTGACGGTGCCGTCCGCCAGTTCCTGGTCCCGACCGACACGACGGGTGTCACGCTGACCCCGCAACAGTCGATCGACCTGGTGAAGAGGTACGCTGCAGTGACTTTC contains:
- a CDS encoding acyl-CoA dehydrogenase family protein — translated: MTDVASPERLLFASTAQSFLEKEASLTRVRELHDDGVSFDADWWRRAAELGWASLLVPEELGGGSVSGGPAGGVADLALIAEQAGRSVAPGPLHPVSTVLAGLAEAPDRHTDAIEALMSGEAVASWAIYAPGRSFDPLNPGVTATPTDSGFRLDGVSDRVEAGDRCDLLLVTAHCDGAVRQFLVPTDTTGVTLTPQQSIDLVKRYAAVTFDGVTVDAAAAVGTAEQTPAVIARQTRIAQILQCAELVGVLDTVIGFTIQWAFDRYSFGRPLASYQALKHRYADLKIKLEACRATAAAAVKAVGTRSADADFAVSVAKSYIGENAPAMIQDCVQLHGGIGVTWEHDLHLFLRRAMLYRSMFGTPEEHNVRVYTLTKEAGSKEVESAS